In Lysinibacillus sp. FSL M8-0337, the following proteins share a genomic window:
- a CDS encoding 2-isopropylmalate synthase — protein MRKIDIFDTTLRDGEQSAGINLNTAEKIEIAKQLERLGVTIIEAGFPASSPGDFDAVQRIAGTVKNSIVTGLARCVQKDIDTTWEAIKVAEQPHVHIFLATSPIHMEYKLKKSPDQVVEQAIEAVKYAKKYFPLVQWSAEDAFRSNREFLVRIMNDVIAAGATTINVPDTVGYASPQEYGALFKFLLENVKGAEKVKFSAHCHDDLGMATANTIAAIENGASQVEGTINGIGERAGNVALEEIAVALHIRKDIYPVETGINLQEIKRTSQLVSKLTNVVIQPNKAIVGKNAFAHESGIHQDGVLKNPETYEIISPALIGEGEVPLVLGKHSGRAAFRDRAETMGFTLSDEKLNKAFAEFKKLADRKKEITEEDLLTLLTEQQIQIEDVPLFELKMVQVQYGTENIPTATATVVTPEGNVKNVVATGSGSVEAIFNTLEQLVPGAINVIDYRVKSVGKGRDALGEAVINIRYDGVSTTGRNSSQDVLEASAKAYLNAINRHLIQVSLRAQGELV, from the coding sequence GTGCGAAAAATTGATATTTTCGATACAACACTTCGCGATGGTGAACAATCTGCCGGTATTAATTTAAATACAGCAGAGAAAATTGAGATTGCCAAGCAACTTGAACGTCTAGGTGTAACAATTATTGAAGCAGGTTTTCCTGCTTCATCTCCCGGTGATTTTGATGCGGTCCAGCGTATTGCGGGTACTGTGAAAAATTCAATCGTTACAGGGCTAGCGCGTTGCGTGCAAAAAGATATTGATACAACATGGGAAGCGATTAAAGTAGCTGAACAACCGCATGTTCATATTTTTTTAGCAACATCTCCAATCCATATGGAATATAAGTTGAAAAAATCACCTGATCAAGTGGTAGAGCAAGCCATTGAAGCAGTGAAATATGCGAAAAAATACTTCCCACTTGTGCAATGGTCTGCCGAAGATGCTTTCCGCTCAAATCGCGAATTTTTAGTACGTATTATGAATGATGTTATTGCTGCTGGCGCGACGACGATTAACGTGCCAGATACAGTGGGCTATGCTTCTCCGCAAGAATATGGCGCATTATTCAAATTTTTACTAGAAAACGTCAAAGGTGCTGAAAAGGTGAAATTCTCAGCACACTGCCATGATGATTTAGGAATGGCGACGGCTAACACCATTGCGGCTATCGAAAATGGTGCGTCACAAGTTGAAGGAACAATTAACGGTATCGGGGAGCGTGCAGGGAATGTTGCTCTAGAGGAAATCGCAGTAGCGCTCCATATCCGGAAAGATATCTATCCTGTTGAAACAGGCATCAACTTACAGGAAATTAAGCGTACATCGCAATTAGTTAGTAAACTAACGAATGTCGTTATTCAGCCGAATAAAGCAATTGTCGGTAAAAATGCGTTTGCACATGAGTCGGGCATTCACCAAGATGGCGTGTTAAAAAATCCTGAAACATATGAAATTATATCACCTGCACTGATTGGCGAAGGAGAAGTACCGCTTGTTCTTGGAAAACATTCAGGACGCGCTGCTTTCCGTGATCGTGCAGAAACAATGGGCTTTACACTGTCAGATGAAAAGCTAAACAAAGCTTTTGCTGAATTTAAAAAACTAGCCGACCGTAAAAAAGAAATTACGGAAGAAGATTTATTAACGCTGCTAACAGAGCAGCAAATTCAAATCGAAGATGTGCCATTGTTTGAGCTTAAAATGGTACAAGTGCAATATGGAACAGAAAATATTCCAACTGCTACCGCGACGGTCGTGACGCCAGAAGGCAATGTGAAAAATGTTGTGGCTACAGGCTCAGGCTCAGTGGAAGCAATATTTAATACGTTAGAACAGCTTGTGCCTGGTGCTATCAATGTCATTGATTACCGAGTGAAGTCTGTCGGCAAAGGGCGTGATGCACTTGGTGAGGCTGTTATTAATATCCGATACGATGGTGTATCAACAACGGGACGAAACTCTTCACAGGATGTATTAGAAGCATCCGCGAAAGCTTATTTAAATGCGATTAACCGACATTTAATTCAGGTAAGTCTTCGAGCACAAGGTGAACTCGTTTAA
- the leuC gene encoding 3-isopropylmalate dehydratase large subunit encodes MGKNIIEKIWDKHVVYQEEGKPDLLYIDLHLIHEVTSPQAFEGLRMNGRKVRRPDLSFATMDHNVPTKNLPTINDPIARNQIETLAKNAAEFGVELAGMGHPDQGIVHVIGPELGLTQPGKTIVCGDSHTSTHGAFGAIAFGIGTSEVEHVMSTQTLWQNKPKTMEIRVEGELPVGVAAKDIILAIISKFGIGVGTGHIVEFTGEAIHKLSMEERMTICNMSIEAGAKAGLVSPDQITVDYIRGRKYAPQGEKFEEATAYWLSLASDEDATYDEVRIIKAEEIEPIITWGTNPSMGAGVSQNVPTQADYQDESDKAALRKALAYMGLEEGQPLTSIDIQYVFIGSCTNSRLSDLRAAANVIQGRKVHENVTAIVVPGSHSTKKQAEAEGLDKIFIDAGFEWRESGCSMCLAMNDDVVPAGKRCASTSNRNFEGRQGAGARTHLVSPPMAAAAAIAGHFVDVREFVKETV; translated from the coding sequence ATGGGAAAAAATATAATTGAAAAGATTTGGGATAAACATGTTGTTTATCAGGAAGAGGGCAAACCGGACCTGTTATATATTGATCTTCATTTAATTCATGAAGTAACTTCTCCGCAAGCATTTGAAGGTCTACGTATGAATGGACGGAAAGTGCGTCGTCCTGATTTAAGCTTTGCGACGATGGATCATAACGTGCCAACGAAAAATCTACCGACGATCAATGATCCAATTGCACGCAATCAAATTGAAACACTGGCGAAAAATGCTGCTGAATTCGGTGTTGAGCTGGCAGGCATGGGTCACCCTGACCAAGGGATTGTCCACGTTATTGGACCAGAATTAGGTTTAACACAGCCTGGCAAAACAATTGTTTGTGGTGACTCGCATACATCTACACACGGTGCATTTGGTGCCATTGCATTTGGTATCGGTACATCCGAAGTAGAGCATGTAATGTCTACACAAACATTGTGGCAAAACAAGCCAAAAACGATGGAAATCCGCGTTGAAGGAGAGCTACCTGTTGGCGTTGCTGCTAAGGATATTATTTTAGCGATTATCTCGAAATTCGGTATTGGCGTTGGTACAGGGCATATTGTGGAATTCACTGGAGAGGCAATTCACAAACTGTCAATGGAAGAGCGCATGACTATCTGTAATATGTCCATCGAAGCGGGTGCAAAGGCTGGTCTTGTATCACCTGACCAAATCACAGTGGATTATATTCGTGGCCGCAAATATGCACCACAAGGTGAGAAATTTGAAGAAGCGACAGCTTATTGGCTAAGTTTAGCATCCGATGAAGACGCAACATATGATGAAGTCCGCATCATTAAAGCAGAGGAAATCGAGCCGATTATTACATGGGGTACAAATCCCTCAATGGGCGCGGGTGTATCACAAAATGTTCCTACGCAAGCAGATTATCAGGATGAGTCAGATAAAGCTGCACTTCGTAAAGCACTTGCCTATATGGGCTTAGAAGAAGGGCAACCATTAACTTCAATCGATATCCAATACGTATTTATTGGCTCATGTACGAACTCACGTTTAAGTGATTTACGAGCTGCTGCAAATGTTATTCAAGGACGTAAAGTGCATGAAAACGTAACAGCAATTGTTGTCCCAGGTTCCCATTCTACAAAAAAACAAGCAGAAGCAGAAGGTTTAGATAAAATTTTCATTGATGCAGGTTTTGAATGGCGCGAATCCGGTTGTTCAATGTGCTTAGCGATGAATGATGATGTGGTCCCAGCTGGTAAACGCTGTGCATCTACCTCAAACCGTAATTTCGAAGGTCGTCAAGGTGCTGGTGCTCGCACGCACTTAGTATCACCTCCGATGGCAGCCGCTGCAGCGATTGCAGGTCACTTTGTAGATGTACGAGAATTCGTGAAGGAAACTGTGTAA
- the rbsK gene encoding ribokinase, whose product MITVIGSLNMDLVIQMADFPQQGETVLGQQFQTSPGGKGANQAIAAARLGSSVTMIGCVGDDRFGHTLRTVLEQEHIDTTSLLTTPESTGIANILVHQNDNRIIVVPGANYMLKPTHLDAVKDVIMQSQMVILQLEIPMETTAHAIKLCKEVNVPVLLNPAPAANFDMRWMDDITYLTPNEVECAQLFGNDFDQMLEKYPNKLIITLGRDGARYFDGEYPIHVPGYMTKAVDTTGAGDTFNGALAYALVEGQSLDEAVYFANIAASLAVEQVSAQGGMPTLSKVYARMAGFDE is encoded by the coding sequence ATGATTACTGTAATTGGTAGTTTAAATATGGATTTAGTGATACAAATGGCGGATTTCCCACAACAGGGAGAAACAGTTCTTGGGCAACAATTTCAAACAAGTCCTGGAGGAAAGGGGGCTAATCAGGCGATTGCAGCGGCTCGTCTAGGTAGCAGCGTCACAATGATTGGTTGTGTAGGCGATGATCGTTTTGGGCATACATTGCGAACGGTTTTGGAGCAGGAGCATATTGATACAACATCACTTCTAACAACTCCAGAATCAACGGGCATTGCAAATATTTTAGTGCATCAAAATGATAATCGTATCATCGTAGTACCAGGAGCAAATTATATGCTGAAACCAACACATTTGGATGCTGTAAAAGATGTCATTATGCAAAGTCAAATGGTGATCTTACAGCTTGAAATTCCGATGGAGACGACAGCACATGCTATAAAATTATGTAAAGAAGTGAATGTACCAGTGCTGTTAAACCCAGCCCCTGCGGCGAACTTTGATATGCGCTGGATGGATGATATTACCTACTTGACACCAAATGAAGTGGAGTGTGCCCAGCTATTTGGAAATGATTTCGATCAAATGCTCGAAAAATATCCGAATAAACTAATTATTACACTTGGTCGTGATGGGGCGCGTTATTTTGATGGCGAATATCCTATTCATGTCCCTGGCTATATGACAAAAGCAGTGGATACAACTGGAGCTGGGGATACTTTTAATGGAGCGCTTGCCTATGCATTAGTAGAGGGGCAGTCGTTGGATGAAGCAGTATACTTTGCGAATATAGCGGCCTCGCTTGCGGTTGAGCAAGTAAGTGCACAAGGCGGTATGCCAACACTTAGTAAAGTTTATGCGAGAATGGCTGGGTTTGACGAATAA
- the leuD gene encoding 3-isopropylmalate dehydratase small subunit, translated as MQPINIVNSVITPLDRKNVDTDQIISKEFLKRIERTGFGQFLFYHWRFDAQGNEVQDFVLNKAEFKNSKILVAQDNFGCGSSREHAPWAILDYGFNVVIAPSFADIFHNNCFKNGILPIKLTEAECDEILAKGLEKPYHVEVNLEAQTVTGEDGKVYTFNIDSYYKETLLNGWDEIALTFKYEDHIAAYEAQRVAY; from the coding sequence ATGCAACCAATTAATATCGTAAATAGTGTGATAACACCACTTGATCGTAAAAATGTCGATACAGATCAAATCATTTCAAAAGAGTTTTTAAAACGCATTGAGCGTACAGGCTTTGGTCAATTTTTATTTTATCATTGGCGTTTTGATGCACAAGGCAATGAAGTACAGGACTTTGTATTAAATAAAGCAGAATTTAAAAACTCTAAAATTTTAGTAGCGCAAGATAATTTTGGCTGTGGCTCTTCACGTGAGCATGCACCGTGGGCAATTTTAGATTATGGCTTTAACGTCGTTATTGCCCCTTCATTTGCGGATATTTTCCATAATAACTGCTTCAAAAATGGTATATTACCTATCAAATTAACGGAAGCAGAGTGCGATGAAATTTTAGCAAAAGGTTTAGAGAAACCTTATCATGTCGAAGTAAATCTTGAAGCACAAACAGTAACAGGTGAAGATGGCAAAGTTTATACATTTAACATTGATTCTTATTATAAAGAAACATTACTAAATGGCTGGGATGAAATTGCCCTAACATTTAAATACGAAGACCATATTGCTGCCTATGAAGCACAACGTGTAGCCTACTAA
- the leuB gene encoding 3-isopropylmalate dehydrogenase, with translation MEKKITVLPGDGIGPEVVASAIRVLQVIGKRFNHTFHLGYGTIGGAAIDQHNNPLPDETIEMCESSDAILLGAVGGPKWDNNPPELRPEKGLLRIRKHFDLFANLRPVKAFPSLLEASPLKREVAENVDLMIVRELTGGVYFGEPRMRTENGAIDTTVYSTAEVERIVENAFELARLRGGKLCSVDKANVLETSRLWREVVEAKKKDYPDVQVEHNLVDSVAMKLITNPAHYDVVVTENMFGDILSDEASVITGSLGVLPSASIRGDNFGLYEPVHGSAPEIAGQGVANPAATILSVAMMLQYSFGLAEEAAEIERAVSAVFDDGYFTADLARDGGRTLSTNEWTDKVINEIDTSFVSESIMTTYI, from the coding sequence ATGGAGAAAAAAATTACAGTACTTCCTGGCGATGGAATTGGGCCAGAGGTGGTTGCGTCAGCTATACGTGTACTACAAGTAATCGGCAAACGTTTCAACCATACATTCCATTTAGGATATGGAACAATCGGAGGCGCTGCCATCGATCAACACAACAATCCACTACCCGATGAAACAATTGAAATGTGTGAGAGCAGTGATGCGATTTTACTAGGCGCAGTAGGGGGGCCAAAATGGGACAATAACCCGCCGGAATTACGTCCAGAAAAAGGCTTACTTCGTATCCGCAAGCACTTTGACTTATTTGCAAATTTACGTCCAGTAAAGGCGTTCCCGAGTTTACTAGAGGCTTCACCTTTAAAACGTGAAGTAGCCGAAAACGTCGATTTAATGATCGTACGTGAACTTACAGGCGGCGTATACTTCGGGGAACCACGTATGCGTACTGAAAATGGCGCGATTGATACAACAGTTTACTCAACAGCTGAAGTAGAGCGTATCGTTGAAAATGCCTTTGAATTAGCACGTTTACGTGGAGGCAAATTATGTTCAGTCGATAAGGCAAACGTACTTGAAACTAGCCGTTTATGGCGCGAAGTTGTAGAAGCGAAGAAAAAAGACTATCCAGATGTTCAAGTGGAACACAACTTAGTAGACTCCGTAGCGATGAAATTAATTACAAATCCTGCTCATTATGATGTCGTTGTAACAGAAAACATGTTTGGTGATATTTTAAGTGATGAAGCATCGGTTATTACAGGTTCTCTTGGCGTACTACCATCCGCATCCATCCGCGGTGATAATTTTGGACTTTACGAACCAGTACACGGTTCAGCACCAGAAATTGCAGGGCAAGGTGTAGCTAATCCAGCAGCAACGATTCTGTCAGTCGCTATGATGTTACAATACTCATTTGGCCTAGCAGAAGAAGCGGCTGAAATCGAACGTGCAGTAAGTGCAGTATTTGATGATGGGTACTTTACAGCTGATCTTGCACGTGATGGAGGACGCACGCTATCTACAAATGAATGGACAGATAAAGTCATTAATGAAATTGATACAAGTTTTGTTTCGGAAAGTATTATGACAACATATATTTAA